From Eschrichtius robustus isolate mEscRob2 chromosome 7, mEscRob2.pri, whole genome shotgun sequence, a single genomic window includes:
- the ZNF503 gene encoding zinc finger protein 503, translated as MSTAPSLSALRSSKHSGGGSGSGSADPAWTSALSGNSSGPGPGPGSSPAGSTKPFVHAVPPSDPLRQANRLPIKVLKMLTARTGHILHPEYLQPLPSTPVSPIELDAKKSPLALLAQTCSQIGKPDPSPSSKLSSVASNGGGAGGAGGGAGGDKDAKSGPLKLSDIGVEDKSSFKPYSKPGSDKKEPGGGGGGGGGGGGGGGGVSAEKSGFRVPSATCQPFTPRTGSPSSSASACSPGGMLPSAGGGPEGKDDKKDPEAGGGGSKGSGGASAEGGPTGLAHGRISCGGGINVDVNQHPDGGPGGKALGSDCGGSSGSGSGPSAPTSSSVLGSGLVAPVSPYKPGQTVFPLPPAGMTYPGSLAGAYAGYPPQFLPHGVALDPTKPGSLVGAQLAAAAAGSLGCSKPAGSSPLAGASPPSVMTASLCRDPYCLSYHCASHLAGAAAASASCAHDPAAAAAALKSGYPLVYPTHPLHGVHSSLTAAAAAGATPPSLAGHPLYPYGFMLPNDPLPHICNWVSANGPCDKRFATSEELLSHLRTHTAFPGTDKLLSGYPSSSSLASAAAAAMACHMHIPTSGAPGSPGTLALRSPHHALGLSSRYHPYSKSPLPTPGAPVPVPAATGPYYSPYALYGQRLTTASALGYQ; from the exons ATGAGCACAGCGCCCTCGCTTTCTGCCTTAAGAAGCAGTAAGCacagcggcggcggcagcggcagcggcagtgCGGACCCTGCCTGGACCAGCGCGCTCTCTGGAAATAgctccggccccggccccggcccaggCTCGTCCCCGGCCGGCAGCACCAAGCCTTTTGTGCACGCCgtgcccccctctgaccctctCCGCCAGGCTAACCGCTTGCCCATCAAGGTGCTGAAGATGCTGACGGCACGGACTGGCCACATTTTGCACCCCGAGTACCTGCAGCCCCTGCCTTCCACTCCTGTCAGCCCCATAGAG CTTGATGCCAAGAAGAGCCCGCTGGCGCTGTTGGCCCAAACATGCTCGCAGATCGGGAAGCCCGACCCCTCGCCCTCGTCCAAACTCTCCTCGGTCGCCTCCAACGGGGGAGGCGCGGGCGGTGCCGGCGGCGGCGCCGGGGGCGACAAGGACGCAAAGTCGGGCCCCCTCAAGCTGAGCGACATCGGCGTGGAGGACAAGTCGAGTTTCAAGCCGTACTCCAAACCCGGCTCGGATAAGAAGGAGCCGGGAGGCGGGGGCGGCggaggcgggggcggcgggggcggcggcgggggggtTTCGGCGGAGAAATCAGGATTCCGGGTACCGAGCGCCACCTGCCAGCCATTCACGCCCAGGACAGGCAGCCCAAGCTCCAGCGCCTCGGCCTGCTCGCCAGGAGGCATGCTGCCTTCGGCCGGGGGCGGCCCGGAGGGCAAGGACGACAAGAAGGACCCCGAGGCGGGCGGTGGCGGCAGCAAGGGCTCCGGGGGCGCCTCGGCCGAAGGGGGACCCACGGGGTTGGCGCACGGCCGGATTAGCTGTGGCGGCGGGATTAATGTGGACGTGAACCAGCACCCAGATGGGGGCCCCGGGGGCAAGGCTCTAGGCTCGGACTGCGGCGGCTCATCGGGCTCCGGCTCCGGCCCCAGCGCGCCCACTTCCTCCTCGGTGTTGGGCTCTGGGCTGGTGGCACCCGTGTCGCCCTACAAGCCGGGCCAGACAGTGTTCCCTCTGCCTCCCGCGGGCATGACctacccaggcagcctggctgggGCCTACGCCGGCTACCCGCCCCAGTTCCTGCCACACGGGGTGGCGCTCGACCCTACCAAGCCGGGCAGCCTGGTGGGGGCGCAGctggcggcggccgcggcgggcTCTCTGGGCTGCAGTAAGCCCGCCGGCTCGAGCCCCTTGGCCGGAGCGTCGCCGCCGTCCGTGATGACAGCCAGTTTGTGCCGGGACCCGTACTGCCTCAGCTACCACTGCGCCAGCCACCTGGCTGGGGCGGCGGCAGCCAGCGCGTCGTGCGCTCACGATCCAGCCGCGGCGGCTGCGGCTCTCAAGTCCGGATACCCGCTGGTGTACCCCACGCACCCTCTGCACGGCGTGCACTCATCGCTAACCGCTGCCGCGGCTGCCGGCGCCACACCGCCCTCTCTGGCCGGCCACCCCCTCTACCCCTACGGCTTCATGCTCCCTAACGACCCACTCCCCCACATCTGCAACTGGGTGTCGGCCAACGGGCCTTGCGACAAGCGCTTCGCTACGTCCGAAGAGCTGCTCAGCCACTTGCGGACCCATACGGCCTTCCCCGGGACAGACAAACTGCTGTCGGGCTACCCCAGCTCTTCGTCTCTGGCCAGCGCTGCAGCGGCCGCAATGGCTTGCCACATGCACATCCCCACGTCGGGCGCCCCAGGCAGCCCCGGGACGCTGGCGCTGCGCAGCCCTCACCACGCGCTGGGACTCAGCAGCCGCTACCACCCCTACTCCAAGAGCCCGCTCCCCACGCCCGGCGCTCCCGTGCCCGTGCCCGCCGCCACCGGACCCTACTACTCCCCCTACGCCCTCTACGGACAGAGACTGACCACGGCCTCCGCGCTGGGGTACCAGTGA